A single Pristis pectinata isolate sPriPec2 chromosome 22, sPriPec2.1.pri, whole genome shotgun sequence DNA region contains:
- the psmb2 gene encoding proteasome subunit beta type-2 — protein sequence MEYLVGIQGRDFVLVASDTVAASSIIAMKHDYDKMFKLSEKIVLLCVGEAGDTVQFAEYIQKNVQLYKMRNGYELSPTAAANFTRKNLAEYLRSRTPYHVNMLLAGCDEHEGPALYYLDYLAALAKAPFAAHGYGAFLTLSILDRYYKPDLTREEAVELLKKCLQEIQKRFILNLPSFTVRIIDKDGVHDMAQISVSQI from the exons ATGGAGTACCTGGTCGGTATTCAGGGCAGGGACTTTGTGCTGGTGGCGTCTGACACTGTGGCTGCCAGCAGCATCATCGCCATGAAGCACG ATTATGATAAAATGTTTAAACTAAGTGAGAAGATCGTATTGTTGTGTGTTGGAGAAGCTGGAGACACTGTCCAATTTGCAGAATACATTCAGAAAAATGTACAGCTTTACAAAATGAGAAATG GTTATGAACTGTCTCCTACAGCAGCTGCTAACTTTACTCGTAAAAACTTAGCAGAGTACCTCCGAAGCCGG acgCCCTACCATGTGAACATGCTTCTAGCTGGTTGTGATGAACATGAGGGACCTGCACTTTACTATTTGGACTACCTGGCAGCTTTGGCTAAAGCACCTTTTGCTGCCCATGGATATGGAGCTTTCCTGACACTCAGTATCTTAGACCGATACTACAAACCAG ATCTCACGCGCGAAGAGGCAGTGGAGCTCTTGAAGAAATGCTTGCAAGAG ATCCAGAAACGATTTATTCTGAACCTTCCCTCCTTCACTGTTCGGATCATTGATAAGGATGGTGTTCATGATATGGCACAGATTTCTGTGTCACAGAtataa